One window from the genome of Paraconexibacter algicola encodes:
- a CDS encoding L,D-transpeptidase family protein: protein MRAVRPAALGLAVLALVPASAAASEKVKLYYTTGEQFRTVTRTLPAGGSTVLPTLKALLRGPTAAERAKGIDTQLPKGVTVSSFTVTGKGEVRLTMSKRLLQGIPADADERTSDQTSLLRARLGQLIYTVTQFGDITSARVLVGGKVVQDDLQREDYQPPKPSLGNTPTTPAEPGPAVPGTREIQQRLADLRFLPQDAVDGLNGYRTTQAVMAFQAWHGLQRDGVAGPMTQAKLAKAGVPQPRLGGPPRRIEVFRDKGVILLVSGGRTVRAIHVSTGAGANATPTGRYTVSRKELRSWSVPYRVYLPYASYFNQGIAFHEWSDVPAFPASHGCVRIPSPEAPGVYAFAKTGTAVVVA, encoded by the coding sequence ATGAGGGCCGTCCGCCCGGCGGCGCTCGGCCTCGCCGTGCTCGCCTTGGTCCCGGCGAGCGCGGCCGCCTCCGAGAAGGTCAAGCTCTACTACACGACGGGCGAGCAGTTCCGGACCGTGACGCGGACGCTCCCGGCGGGCGGGTCGACCGTCCTCCCCACCCTCAAGGCGCTGCTGAGGGGCCCGACCGCCGCCGAGCGCGCCAAGGGCATCGACACGCAGCTGCCTAAGGGCGTCACCGTCTCCTCCTTCACGGTGACCGGCAAGGGTGAGGTGCGGCTGACGATGTCGAAGAGGCTGCTGCAGGGCATCCCGGCGGACGCGGACGAGCGCACGAGCGACCAGACCTCGCTGCTACGGGCGCGGCTCGGGCAGCTGATCTACACCGTCACGCAGTTCGGGGACATCACGTCCGCGCGGGTGCTCGTCGGCGGGAAGGTCGTGCAGGACGACCTCCAGCGCGAGGACTACCAGCCGCCGAAGCCGTCGCTGGGCAATACGCCGACGACCCCGGCGGAGCCCGGGCCCGCCGTCCCCGGCACGCGCGAGATCCAGCAGCGGCTCGCCGACCTGCGCTTCCTCCCGCAGGACGCGGTCGACGGGCTCAACGGCTACCGCACCACGCAGGCCGTCATGGCGTTCCAGGCGTGGCACGGGCTGCAGCGCGACGGCGTCGCCGGGCCGATGACGCAGGCGAAGCTCGCGAAGGCCGGCGTGCCGCAGCCGCGCCTGGGTGGCCCGCCCCGGCGCATCGAGGTCTTCCGTGACAAGGGCGTCATCCTCCTCGTTTCCGGCGGCCGGACCGTCCGGGCGATCCACGTGTCGACCGGGGCAGGCGCGAACGCGACGCCGACCGGGCGGTACACCGTCTCCCGCAAGGAGCTGCGCTCGTGGTCGGTGCCCTACCGGGTGTACCTCCCCTACGCGTCGTACTTCAACCAGGGCATCGCGTTCCACGAGTGGTCGGACGTGCCGGCGTTCCCCGCGTCCCACGGGTGCGTGCGCATCCCGTCACCGGAGGCGCCCGGGGTCTACGCGTTCGCGAAGACCGGCACGGCGGTCGTCGTCGCCTGA
- a CDS encoding Ppx/GppA phosphatase family protein has translation MTEVPASPARRRLAVCDLGSNSFRLVVFTAVDGWWRRTDEIYQPVRIGEGMAATGALGAEPMKRALDTITVFSHFCAASGLQPDEIDAVATSAIRDATNQATFLQRARKKGGMDIRVLSREEEAHYGYLAAVNSTTLADGAVLDIGGGSMQLVGVTGRHATDRASWPLGAVRMTERFLDHAGPATPKQLDRLRAHVAAELEAHPWIGRSGKRLVGVGGTVRNLAVAAQRMADMPAGGGVQGYAVERACVDELVERVAALPRSERGSVPGVKPARADVIVAGLTVIQSVMEIGGFPAIEATEAGLREGVFYSRFLEDRGDPPLFEDVRSASVLNLAAQYGVEPAHTAHVATLALGLFDDLAAAGLHPGDPIERELLWAASTLHDIGVAIDYDDHHKHTRYLILNAGLPGFSPREVAIVAQAARYHRKGSPDPGPLAHHFRAGDGRVLDRCAVLLRLAEDLERSRDQAVRSVGVRVDDERVELTLDALEDVSVPRWAAQRENPLFTRAFDRRLVVV, from the coding sequence GTGACGGAGGTCCCCGCATCCCCCGCCCGCCGTCGGCTCGCCGTCTGCGACCTCGGCTCCAACTCGTTCCGCCTGGTCGTCTTCACGGCGGTGGACGGCTGGTGGAGGCGCACCGACGAGATCTACCAGCCGGTCCGCATCGGCGAGGGGATGGCGGCGACCGGCGCGCTGGGCGCCGAGCCGATGAAGCGGGCGCTCGACACGATCACGGTCTTCTCGCACTTCTGCGCGGCGAGCGGCCTGCAGCCGGACGAGATCGACGCGGTGGCCACGAGCGCGATCCGCGACGCCACGAACCAGGCGACGTTCCTGCAGCGGGCGCGCAAGAAGGGCGGCATGGACATCCGCGTCCTGTCGCGCGAGGAGGAGGCCCACTACGGCTACCTGGCCGCGGTGAACTCGACGACGCTCGCGGACGGCGCCGTCCTGGACATCGGCGGCGGCTCGATGCAGCTCGTCGGGGTCACGGGCCGCCACGCGACCGACCGCGCCTCCTGGCCGCTGGGCGCTGTGCGCATGACCGAGCGGTTCCTCGACCACGCCGGTCCGGCGACGCCGAAGCAGCTCGACCGCCTGCGCGCGCACGTGGCCGCCGAGCTCGAGGCGCACCCGTGGATCGGGCGCAGCGGCAAGCGGCTCGTCGGGGTCGGCGGCACGGTCCGCAACCTCGCGGTCGCCGCGCAGCGGATGGCGGACATGCCCGCGGGGGGCGGCGTGCAGGGGTACGCGGTAGAGCGGGCGTGCGTCGACGAGCTGGTCGAGCGCGTCGCGGCGCTCCCGCGGTCCGAGCGCGGCAGCGTCCCGGGCGTGAAGCCGGCCCGGGCGGACGTCATCGTCGCGGGGCTCACGGTCATCCAGTCGGTCATGGAGATCGGGGGGTTCCCGGCGATCGAGGCGACCGAGGCCGGGCTGCGCGAGGGCGTCTTCTACTCCCGGTTCCTCGAGGACCGCGGCGATCCGCCGCTGTTCGAGGACGTGCGCTCGGCGAGCGTCCTGAACCTCGCCGCCCAGTACGGGGTCGAGCCTGCGCACACCGCGCACGTCGCCACCCTGGCCCTCGGGTTGTTCGACGACCTCGCCGCGGCGGGCCTGCACCCGGGCGACCCGATCGAGCGCGAGCTGCTGTGGGCGGCGAGCACGCTGCACGACATCGGCGTGGCGATCGACTACGACGACCACCACAAGCACACGCGCTACCTGATCCTCAACGCCGGCCTGCCCGGGTTCTCGCCGCGCGAGGTGGCGATCGTCGCCCAGGCGGCGCGCTACCACCGCAAGGGATCCCCGGACCCGGGCCCGCTGGCGCACCACTTCCGTGCGGGCGACGGGCGCGTGCTCGACCGCTGCGCGGTGCTGCTGCGGCTGGCGGAGGACCTGGAGCGCTCGCGCGACCAGGCCGTCCGGTCGGTCGGCGTGCGCGTCGACGACGAGCGGGTGGAGCTGACGCTCGACGCGCTCGAGGACGTCAGCGTCCCGCGCTGGGCGGCGCAGCGCGAGAACCCGCTCTTCACGCGCGCGTTCGACCGGCGGCTGGTCGTCGTCTGA
- a CDS encoding MBL fold metallo-hydrolase: MLPPWLRVLPGRTPSATVALVLGRAPVLVDAGSGRVASRAAIDALLADAGLRPGDLTAVLLTHAHDDHVGGVGRLAREHGVPVALHAADLDHRCDRAFLAFDVPPFPVDRVLADGDVLAAGDRELHVVHVGGQTPGAVVYWEPVDRIALTGDLVQDGDVAWARFHEPGGVAAMAAAVHRVAALGPRIVVPGHGPVVTDVPAAIARSLDRYAAWEHDLPAAARHAGRRAVVHTLVHAPRDAAALARLPWARHVAATVGLPVEGAVDELVAGLAARGIVRERDGLLHATVPAEPADPAG, from the coding sequence ATGCTCCCTCCCTGGCTGCGCGTGCTCCCCGGCCGCACGCCGAGCGCGACCGTCGCGCTCGTGCTCGGGCGCGCCCCCGTGCTCGTCGACGCGGGCTCCGGCCGGGTGGCGTCCCGCGCCGCGATCGACGCGCTGCTCGCCGACGCGGGTCTGCGGCCCGGCGACCTCACCGCGGTGCTCCTCACCCACGCCCACGACGACCACGTCGGCGGGGTCGGCCGGCTCGCGCGCGAGCACGGGGTGCCGGTCGCGCTCCACGCCGCCGACCTGGACCACCGGTGCGATCGCGCGTTCCTGGCCTTCGACGTGCCCCCGTTCCCGGTCGACCGCGTGCTCGCCGACGGGGACGTGCTCGCCGCCGGGGACCGCGAGCTGCACGTCGTGCACGTCGGCGGGCAGACGCCCGGTGCCGTCGTCTACTGGGAGCCGGTCGACCGGATCGCGCTCACCGGGGACCTCGTCCAGGACGGGGACGTCGCGTGGGCGCGCTTCCACGAGCCCGGGGGCGTCGCCGCGATGGCGGCCGCGGTCCACCGGGTCGCCGCGCTCGGCCCGCGGATCGTCGTCCCCGGCCACGGCCCGGTGGTGACCGACGTGCCGGCCGCGATCGCCCGCAGCCTGGACCGCTACGCAGCCTGGGAGCACGACCTGCCCGCCGCCGCCCGGCACGCCGGCCGCCGCGCCGTCGTCCACACGCTCGTGCACGCCCCGCGCGACGCCGCGGCGCTCGCACGGCTCCCGTGGGCGCGGCACGTCGCCGCCACCGTCGGCCTGCCCGTCGAGGGCGCGGTCGACGAGCTCGTCGCGGGACTCGCCGCGCGCGGGATCGTGCGTGAGCGCGACGGGCTGCTCCACGCGACGGTGCCCGCCGAGCCGGCCGACCCGGCGGGCTAG
- a CDS encoding alpha/beta hydrolase family protein, which translates to MTDVLALSTPHGPARAHCLLRPDAPVALVLGHGAGGSVTAPDLQAVTARVVADGGSVVLVEQPYRVAGKRSAPRAPTLDAAWLAVLEALRAGPLANVPRLVCGGRSSGARVACRTATAVGADAVLCLAFPLQPPPRRSGPAPSRQPELDAAGVPVLVVQGESDRFGVPAPDPDRAREVVVVAGDHGLKRDVAGTAAIAAAWLARTVGPGA; encoded by the coding sequence ATGACCGACGTCCTGGCGCTTTCGACCCCCCACGGGCCGGCCCGCGCCCACTGCCTGCTGCGCCCGGACGCCCCGGTCGCGCTCGTCCTCGGCCACGGGGCCGGGGGGTCGGTGACCGCCCCGGACCTGCAGGCGGTCACCGCGCGCGTCGTCGCGGACGGGGGCTCGGTCGTGCTGGTCGAGCAGCCCTACCGCGTCGCCGGGAAGCGCTCGGCGCCCCGCGCCCCCACGCTCGACGCCGCGTGGCTCGCCGTCCTCGAGGCGCTGCGTGCGGGGCCGCTCGCGAACGTGCCGCGGCTGGTCTGCGGCGGCCGGTCCTCCGGTGCGCGCGTGGCCTGCCGGACCGCGACCGCGGTCGGCGCCGACGCGGTGCTGTGCCTCGCCTTCCCGCTGCAGCCGCCGCCGCGTCGCAGCGGTCCGGCCCCCTCACGCCAGCCGGAGCTCGACGCGGCCGGCGTCCCGGTGCTCGTCGTCCAGGGGGAGAGCGACCGCTTCGGCGTCCCCGCGCCCGACCCGGACCGCGCGCGCGAGGTCGTGGTGGTGGCGGGGGACCACGGGCTCAAGCGCGACGTCGCCGGGACCGCGGCGATCGCGGCCGCCTGGCTCGCGCGCACGGTCGGCCCGGGCGCGTAG
- a CDS encoding DUF4394 domain-containing protein yields the protein MQGRTRLIAAATTVATLGLSAPAMADTAYGLLASGTKLTTFDTATPNQQATAIDISGLATGEKVVGIDVRPANGVLYGLGVSGTQGRLLRINPATGAATLVGVLKDGSAAGADIAISGTSFDLDFNPAADRLRIVSDADQNLRVNPSNGVTAQAVPGTPGDGTLAFAGGDANAGDNPDVGHAAYTNSFAGTTATTLYNLDAGNDVLVTQTPPNAGTLNTVGALGVDITNVGGFDIVPGTNRAIALLNTLGATPARRFYTVDLTTGAATATSGALGQADPLVDFALAPKDTVTFLGLATDANGGQQLFQFRSDDPGTVSGTVPVTGLPAGERLVGIDTRPRTGQVYGVSSTGKIFLIEPNSGVATAAPNNQIPVALDGTRFGVDFNPAADRLRIVSDNRQNLRINVDNAAAGTAMNGSPDAAFTAPTQKITEVAYTNNTSDTATTQIQYIDSTTNELLTAADANNPGVPTPLGTAAAGNVAGALQVDVTDRGGYDIVGPFNRRVGAFATAAEPNVYRLYTIGAEGGLSSEAKAIPTGTIAQPAGTVVDGLTAFTGSTVRFGAASTAVAENGGTATVTIVRENGADSAATVSYTTADGTGKAGTDYTATSGSVTFQPGETVKTVSVPVIDDAVAEGTKTFAVALTASTGGARISTPALTAVSILDDEIPASVGTGPGQTVTVTVPVLVPATAPFVFVRAATDEIRLSTLRSKGILVRLYCTQACEVSGNLTASSALAKRSGKNIATLKATKVSAGATRLVRLKLTSKARTALGRKSLRSATFKLPLKVKDPSGKTTNVTALTVRAFK from the coding sequence ATGCAGGGACGGACGCGGCTCATCGCCGCAGCAACCACGGTGGCCACGCTCGGGCTCAGCGCCCCGGCGATGGCGGACACCGCGTACGGGCTGCTCGCGAGCGGCACGAAGCTGACCACCTTCGACACGGCCACGCCCAACCAGCAGGCCACCGCGATCGACATCAGCGGTCTGGCCACCGGTGAGAAGGTCGTCGGCATCGACGTCCGGCCCGCCAACGGCGTGCTCTACGGCCTCGGGGTCTCGGGGACCCAGGGCCGCCTCCTGCGCATCAACCCGGCCACCGGGGCCGCCACGCTCGTCGGCGTGCTGAAGGACGGCAGCGCCGCCGGCGCCGACATCGCCATCAGCGGCACGTCGTTCGACCTCGACTTCAACCCCGCCGCCGACCGGCTGCGGATCGTCAGCGACGCCGACCAGAACCTGCGCGTCAACCCGTCCAACGGCGTGACGGCCCAGGCGGTGCCCGGGACCCCGGGCGACGGGACGCTGGCGTTCGCCGGCGGGGACGCCAACGCGGGCGACAACCCGGACGTCGGGCACGCCGCGTACACGAACTCGTTCGCGGGCACGACGGCCACCACGCTGTACAACCTCGACGCGGGCAACGACGTCCTCGTCACCCAGACCCCGCCGAACGCGGGCACGCTGAACACCGTCGGCGCGCTCGGCGTGGACATCACGAACGTCGGCGGCTTCGACATCGTCCCGGGCACCAACCGGGCGATCGCGCTGCTGAACACGCTCGGCGCCACGCCCGCACGGCGCTTCTACACGGTTGATCTCACGACCGGCGCGGCGACGGCGACCTCGGGCGCCCTCGGGCAGGCCGACCCGCTCGTCGACTTCGCGCTCGCCCCGAAGGACACGGTCACCTTCCTCGGTCTCGCGACGGACGCGAACGGCGGCCAGCAGCTGTTCCAGTTCCGCTCCGACGACCCGGGCACGGTCTCCGGCACGGTGCCGGTCACGGGTCTCCCCGCGGGTGAGCGCCTGGTCGGGATCGACACCCGTCCGCGCACCGGCCAGGTGTACGGCGTCAGCTCGACCGGCAAGATCTTCCTGATCGAGCCGAACTCCGGGGTCGCGACCGCCGCCCCGAACAACCAGATCCCGGTCGCCCTGGACGGGACGCGCTTCGGCGTCGACTTCAACCCCGCCGCCGACCGGCTGCGGATCGTCTCCGACAACCGCCAGAACCTGCGGATCAACGTCGACAACGCCGCGGCGGGCACCGCGATGAACGGCTCCCCGGACGCCGCCTTCACGGCCCCGACCCAGAAGATCACCGAGGTCGCGTACACGAACAACACGTCGGACACGGCGACCACGCAGATCCAGTACATCGACTCGACGACCAACGAGCTGCTGACCGCCGCCGACGCGAACAACCCCGGCGTCCCGACGCCGCTGGGCACCGCGGCCGCCGGCAACGTCGCCGGCGCGCTGCAGGTGGACGTCACCGACCGCGGGGGCTACGACATCGTCGGCCCGTTCAACCGCCGCGTCGGCGCGTTCGCGACGGCGGCCGAGCCGAACGTCTACCGGCTCTACACGATCGGCGCCGAGGGTGGCCTGAGCAGCGAGGCGAAGGCGATCCCGACCGGCACGATCGCGCAGCCGGCGGGCACGGTCGTCGACGGCCTGACGGCCTTCACGGGCTCGACCGTCCGCTTCGGCGCGGCCTCGACGGCCGTGGCGGAGAACGGCGGCACGGCGACCGTGACGATCGTCCGCGAGAACGGCGCCGACAGCGCCGCGACGGTCTCCTACACGACGGCCGACGGGACCGGGAAGGCGGGCACCGACTACACGGCGACCTCCGGCTCGGTGACGTTCCAGCCCGGTGAGACGGTGAAGACCGTGTCCGTCCCGGTGATCGACGACGCGGTCGCGGAGGGCACGAAGACGTTCGCCGTCGCGCTGACCGCCTCGACCGGCGGGGCGCGGATCAGCACCCCGGCGCTGACCGCGGTGTCGATCCTCGACGACGAGATCCCGGCCAGCGTCGGGACCGGTCCCGGCCAGACCGTGACCGTCACGGTCCCGGTGCTCGTCCCGGCGACCGCGCCGTTCGTGTTCGTCCGCGCGGCGACCGACGAGATCCGGCTCAGCACGCTGCGCAGCAAGGGCATCCTCGTGCGGCTGTACTGCACGCAGGCCTGCGAGGTCAGCGGCAACCTGACCGCGAGCTCGGCACTGGCCAAGCGGTCCGGCAAGAACATCGCGACGCTGAAGGCCACGAAGGTCTCCGCGGGCGCGACGAGGCTCGTGCGCCTGAAGCTCACGAGCAAGGCCCGCACCGCGCTCGGCCGCAAGAGCCTGCGCTCCGCGACCTTCAAGCTGCCGCTGAAGGTCAAGGACCCGTCGGGCAAGACGACGAACGTCACGGCACTGACCGTGCGCGCGTTCAAGTAG
- a CDS encoding MBL fold metallo-hydrolase has product MRSQRSMRITPYRVADLFVGEAERIPVNVHVIDHPDARVLVDTGVEQLHPAIADMDPRIVPLAGREDLDLASIDLVVCTHLHADHCGGNHLLAGKPIHVQAIELEDARWPQGYTIREWVDAPGVEYVVVDGEHELLPGVRLLPAPGHSRGMQVVVVDDERGDRPVVVGGDVAVWFGELDEPTTEGQHRVLGLDPELAWLTHVDEPWRPSRPAGHDDP; this is encoded by the coding sequence ATGCGGTCTCAACGGTCCATGAGGATCACCCCGTACCGCGTCGCCGACCTGTTCGTCGGCGAGGCCGAGCGCATTCCGGTCAACGTCCACGTCATCGACCATCCCGACGCGCGCGTGCTGGTCGACACCGGCGTCGAGCAGCTCCACCCGGCGATCGCCGACATGGATCCGCGCATCGTGCCGCTCGCCGGACGGGAGGACCTCGACCTCGCGTCGATCGACCTCGTCGTGTGCACGCACCTGCACGCCGACCACTGCGGCGGCAACCACCTCCTCGCCGGGAAGCCGATCCATGTGCAGGCGATCGAGCTCGAGGACGCCCGTTGGCCGCAGGGGTACACGATCCGCGAGTGGGTCGACGCGCCCGGTGTGGAGTACGTCGTCGTGGACGGCGAGCACGAGCTGCTGCCGGGTGTCCGGCTGCTCCCAGCGCCGGGACACTCGCGCGGCATGCAGGTGGTGGTGGTCGACGACGAGCGCGGCGATCGGCCGGTCGTGGTCGGCGGTGACGTCGCGGTGTGGTTCGGCGAGCTCGACGAGCCCACGACGGAGGGCCAGCACCGCGTGCTCGGCCTCGACCCCGAGCTGGCCTGGCTGACGCACGTCGACGAGCCGTGGCGGCCGTCGCGACCTGCCGGCCACGACGATCCCTAG
- a CDS encoding VOC family protein: MPALLHTCYRIGDIDRSVAFYEALGFEELRRMPIRDEAINVFMGLPGDGARLELTYNFGVDSYDLGTGYNHIAITSEDLDATLAALAEKGIEPEKPPYSIREGGSRLCFVRDPDGYRIELIETSG, translated from the coding sequence ATGCCCGCCCTTCTCCACACCTGCTACCGCATCGGCGACATCGATCGCTCGGTCGCGTTCTACGAGGCCCTGGGCTTCGAGGAGCTGCGCCGCATGCCGATCCGCGACGAGGCGATCAACGTCTTCATGGGCCTGCCGGGGGACGGCGCCCGGCTGGAGCTGACCTACAACTTCGGGGTCGACTCCTACGACCTCGGCACCGGCTACAACCACATCGCGATCACCAGCGAGGACCTCGACGCGACGCTGGCGGCGCTCGCCGAGAAGGGCATCGAGCCGGAGAAGCCGCCCTACAGCATCCGCGAGGGCGGCTCCCGGCTGTGCTTCGTGCGGGATCCGGACGGCTACCGGATCGAGCTCATCGAGACGTCCGGGTAG
- a CDS encoding MBL fold metallo-hydrolase: MITERSLLPDFVTNTYLVADKEGGTAFFVDAGGPVAPLIERAKELDVTVTHVLLTHHHYDHVCDLQAVVDAYPGVEVLSNPSETALLEDQYAALVTGEVLPGERLTIGELEIDVLHTPGHTLGMLSLHVGGEVFTGDTLFKNSVGGVRAPGHTTFADIKHSIMEVLLALPPETVIRPGHTDPTTVADEWEHNSFVRIWRGLDPEGSAPCKALDEDATLIHLGDDYDGGHKAWVRWPDGSDDIVPGSKIEQL; the protein is encoded by the coding sequence GTGATCACCGAACGCAGCCTGCTCCCCGACTTCGTGACCAACACGTACCTCGTGGCCGACAAGGAGGGCGGGACCGCCTTCTTCGTCGACGCGGGAGGCCCCGTCGCGCCGCTGATCGAGCGCGCCAAGGAGCTCGACGTCACCGTCACCCACGTCCTGCTGACCCACCACCACTACGACCACGTCTGCGACCTGCAGGCGGTCGTCGACGCCTACCCGGGCGTCGAGGTGCTCTCCAACCCGTCGGAGACCGCGCTGCTGGAGGACCAGTACGCGGCGCTCGTCACCGGCGAGGTGCTGCCCGGCGAGCGGCTCACGATCGGCGAGCTCGAGATCGACGTGCTGCACACGCCCGGCCACACGCTCGGGATGCTGTCGCTGCACGTCGGCGGCGAGGTGTTCACCGGTGACACCCTGTTCAAGAACTCCGTCGGCGGCGTCCGCGCCCCGGGGCACACGACGTTCGCGGACATCAAGCACTCGATCATGGAGGTGCTGCTCGCGCTGCCGCCGGAGACCGTGATCCGCCCCGGGCACACCGACCCGACCACGGTCGCCGACGAGTGGGAGCACAACAGCTTCGTGCGGATCTGGCGCGGCCTGGACCCCGAGGGCTCCGCGCCCTGCAAGGCGCTCGACGAGGACGCCACGCTGATCCACCTCGGCGACGACTACGACGGCGGCCACAAGGCCTGGGTGCGCTGGCCCGACGGCAGCGACGACATCGTGCCGGGCTCGAAGATCGAGCAGCTCTAG
- a CDS encoding TVP38/TMEM64 family protein: MAGRPPRLTAPVARVGVLAGLLVALLATLAFAVDVSADGLRDEVDRAGAAAPVAFVLAGALLTVCLFPGPLTAGASGLLFGTALGTPITIVTFVLGGVLAFSLGRWWAHDAVAELVARNARATRVREWIGARGFLSVLYARIAPGVPYNLVNYAAGLAPVTLRAFVAATALGCAPRAFAYTALGGSLDDLTSPEAIVAVSVLALMAVGGLLLARREARLAARRDRLAADKSGPGDRSTV, translated from the coding sequence GTGGCTGGCCGACCGCCACGGCTGACCGCCCCGGTCGCCCGCGTCGGCGTCCTCGCGGGACTGCTGGTCGCGCTCCTCGCGACGCTCGCGTTCGCGGTCGACGTGTCGGCCGACGGGCTGCGCGACGAGGTCGACCGCGCGGGGGCGGCCGCACCCGTCGCGTTCGTGCTCGCCGGCGCCCTGCTGACCGTCTGCCTCTTCCCCGGGCCGCTGACCGCGGGCGCCTCGGGGCTGCTCTTCGGGACCGCGCTCGGCACCCCGATCACGATCGTTACCTTCGTCCTCGGCGGGGTGCTCGCGTTCTCGCTCGGCCGCTGGTGGGCGCACGACGCGGTCGCCGAGCTGGTCGCGCGCAACGCGCGCGCCACGCGGGTACGCGAGTGGATCGGCGCCCGTGGCTTCCTCAGCGTGCTCTACGCGCGGATCGCCCCGGGAGTCCCGTACAACCTCGTCAACTACGCGGCCGGGCTCGCGCCGGTGACGCTGCGTGCGTTCGTCGCGGCGACCGCGCTGGGCTGCGCCCCGCGCGCGTTCGCCTATACGGCGCTGGGAGGATCGCTGGACGATCTCACCTCTCCCGAGGCGATCGTCGCCGTGTCGGTGCTCGCGCTCATGGCCGTCGGCGGGCTGCTGCTCGCCCGTCGCGAGGCGCGTCTGGCCGCTCGGCGGGACAGGCTGGCCGCCGACAAGTCGGGGCCCGGCGACCGCTCGACCGTGTAG
- a CDS encoding ABC1 kinase family protein, whose amino-acid sequence MAEKEQKVPTNRYARAARVGRMAASQSVKQMGTRAANTVRSDDAARRAMERRQFEAAEQLVTVLGTMKGAAMKLGQVLSFLDVGIVPEEHREEFQAKLAALRDAAPKVAFKDMRKVIEADLGESLSAVFSDFDEEAIAAASIGQVYRARLREDGREVAVKVQYPGVNAAVRADLQNLGMIMRLISRLMPGLDTQALTQEIRERVVEELDYELEASNQKRLARIYRDHPFIVIPGVVTDLCRERVIVTEFVDGEGFEAFKARCTDEERDRLGEIVFRFYFGSMYRFLQFSGDPHPGNFLVMPDGRVCFLDFGLFKTIDRSVADVETASQRLAHEGRGEELRELWVREGFLSSEREMEVERLLDFVSMASGWYTEDEEVQLTPELASDVVLGVSTPMGEHFARFRHESMPAEYLFGRRLEHLTLAVLGQLEAKANFHRIAREWVYGDEPVTELGKLEAAWLADRHG is encoded by the coding sequence ATGGCGGAGAAGGAGCAGAAGGTCCCGACCAACCGCTACGCGCGCGCCGCGCGGGTCGGGCGGATGGCCGCCTCCCAGTCGGTGAAGCAGATGGGCACGCGCGCGGCCAACACGGTGCGCTCCGACGACGCCGCCCGGCGCGCGATGGAGCGCCGGCAGTTCGAAGCCGCCGAGCAGCTCGTCACCGTCCTGGGGACCATGAAGGGCGCCGCGATGAAGCTCGGCCAGGTGCTCTCGTTCCTCGACGTCGGGATCGTGCCCGAGGAGCACCGCGAGGAGTTCCAGGCGAAGCTCGCCGCCCTGCGCGACGCGGCCCCGAAGGTCGCCTTCAAGGACATGCGCAAGGTCATCGAGGCCGATCTCGGCGAATCGCTCTCCGCGGTCTTCAGCGACTTCGACGAGGAGGCGATCGCCGCCGCGTCGATCGGCCAGGTGTACCGCGCGCGGCTGCGCGAGGACGGTCGCGAGGTCGCGGTGAAGGTCCAGTACCCGGGCGTGAACGCCGCGGTCCGGGCGGACCTGCAGAACCTCGGGATGATCATGCGGCTGATCAGCCGGCTGATGCCCGGCCTCGACACGCAGGCGCTCACACAGGAGATCCGGGAGCGGGTCGTCGAGGAGCTCGACTACGAGCTCGAGGCGTCCAACCAGAAACGGCTCGCCCGGATCTACCGCGACCACCCGTTCATCGTCATCCCCGGCGTGGTCACCGACCTGTGCCGCGAGCGCGTGATCGTCACCGAGTTCGTCGACGGGGAGGGCTTCGAGGCGTTCAAGGCCCGCTGCACCGACGAGGAGCGCGACCGGCTCGGCGAGATCGTCTTCCGCTTCTACTTCGGGTCGATGTACCGGTTCCTGCAGTTCAGCGGCGACCCGCACCCGGGCAACTTCCTCGTGATGCCCGACGGGCGCGTCTGCTTCCTGGACTTCGGGTTGTTCAAGACGATCGACCGGTCGGTCGCCGACGTGGAGACCGCCTCGCAGCGGCTCGCGCACGAGGGGCGCGGGGAGGAGCTGCGCGAGCTCTGGGTGCGCGAGGGCTTCCTCTCCAGCGAGCGCGAGATGGAGGTCGAGCGGCTGCTCGACTTCGTCAGCATGGCGTCGGGCTGGTACACGGAGGACGAGGAGGTGCAGCTGACGCCCGAGCTGGCCTCCGACGTCGTGCTCGGGGTGTCCACGCCGATGGGCGAGCACTTCGCGCGCTTCCGGCACGAGTCGATGCCGGCCGAGTACCTGTTCGGGCGGCGCCTAGAGCACCTGACGCTCGCCGTCCTCGGCCAGCTCGAGGCGAAGGCGAACTTCCACCGCATCGCGCGCGAGTGGGTCTACGGCGACGAACCGGTCACCGAGCTCGGCAAGCTCGAGGCCGCGTGGCTGGCCGACCGCCACGGCTGA